In Felis catus isolate Fca126 chromosome A2, F.catus_Fca126_mat1.0, whole genome shotgun sequence, the following proteins share a genomic window:
- the LSM3 gene encoding U6 snRNA-associated Sm-like protein LSm3 — MADDVDQQQTTNTVEEPLDLIRLSLDERIYVKMRNDRELRGRLHAYDQHLNMILGDVEETVTTIEIDEETYEEIYKSTKRNIPMLFVRGDGVVLVAPPLRVG, encoded by the exons ATGGCGGACGACGTGGACCAG caACAAACCACCAACACCGTAGAGGAGCCCCTGGATCTCATCAGGCTCAGCCTGGATGAGCGAATTTATGTGAAAATGAGGAATGACAGAGAGCTTCGAGGCAGATTACAT GCTTATGATCAGCATTTAAATATGATACTGGGAGATGTGGAAGAGACTGTGACTACCATAGAAATTGATGAGGAAACCTATGAGGAGATATATAAA tcAACAAAACGGAATATTCCGATGCTCTTTGTCCGGGGAGATGGTGTTGTTCTAGTTGCCCCTCCATTAAGAGTTGGCTGA
- the XPC gene encoding DNA repair protein complementing XP-C cells isoform X2, translated as MVRKRAAGREPQGREPCGRKAKGKSTARREEKEADVLQDEKPLKRSLLSKVSRETRKRGCSDPGGPAHSPAKRKAAKVTVKSENAEVKDEALSDGEDFRDFASAPKKAHHPKREAAVDKGSCEGDEEEESDDDWEEVEELSEPVPSDAGENAAFSKSVLPVKPVEIEIETPQQAKARERSERIKMEFETYLRRMMNRFSKEVREDTHKVHLLCLLANGFYRSNICSQPDLLAIGLSIIPARFTKVPPQNVDACYLSNLVKWFIGTFTVNADLSTNEQDGLQTTLERRFAIYSARDDEELVHIFLLILRALQLPTRLVLSLQPVPLKLPTAKGKKASKERSTEGPGGSLETSSPVPENQAKPKSSKGTGQEGTPSAGTGSPSARGKRSKPAAVGKKRRGPSSSEEEERKAGGQEEGPRRRRQGRERQVASRVSYKEESGSERGSSGSDFEPSSGEAHHSSDEDSEPGLPRQRRAPGPQRTKAGSKSDSRTHRGRHPRRSGFPAASTSSSSSKSKRGKKISSDGEGAQRGTVAGRDQWLEVFCEQEEKWVCVDCVHGVVGQAVACYKYATKPMTYVVGIDGDGWVRDVTQRYDPAWMTTTRKCRVDAKWWAETLRPYQSPLVEREKKEDSEFQEKHLGQPLPTVIGTYKNHPLYALKRHLLKYEAIYPETAAILGYCRGEAVYSRDCVHTLHSRDTWLKQARVVRLGEVPYKMVKGYSNRARKARLAEPQLQDQNDLGLFGRWQTEEYQPPVAVDGKVPRNEFGNVYLFLPSMMPVGCVQLNLPNLHRIARKLDIDCVQAITGFDFHKGYSHPITDGYIVCEEYKDVLLAAWENEQALIEKKEKESAWIPALGTLHLLATPASVERNRPWSRSAWPPP; from the exons ATGGTTCGGAAGCGTGCGGCCGGTAGGGAGCCGCAGGGACGTGAACCGTGCGGCCGGAAGGCCAAGGGCAAGAGCACGGCCCGACGTGAGGAGAAGGAGGCGG ATGTCTTGCAAGATGAGAAACCTCTAAAGAGGAGCCTTCTCTCCAAAGTCTCACGAGAAACGAGGAAGAGAGGTTGCAGTGATCCCGGGGGCCCCGCACACAGTCCAGCCAAAAGGAAGGCGGCCAAGGTGACTGTTAAATCTGAAAATGCCGAGGTGAAGGATGAAGCTCTCAGCGATGGGGAGGACTTCAG GGACTTTGCAAGTGCCCCCAAGAAGGCACACCATCCAAAGAGAGAGGCTGCTGTGGACAAAGGCAGCTGTGAAGGAGACGAGGAGGAAGAAAGTGACGATGATTGGGAAGAGGTAGAAG AACTTAGTGAGCCTGTGCCGAGTGATGCAGGAGAAAATGCAGCCTTCTCTAAATCTGTCCTGCCTGTGAAGCCAGTGGAGATAGAAATTGAAACACCCCAGCAGGCaaaagccagagaaagaag TGAAAGGATAAAAATGGAGTTTGAGACATATCTTCGGAGGATGATGAACCGTTTCAGTAAAGAAGTCCGTGAGGACACACACAAG GTTCACCTGTTGTGCCTGCTGGCAAATGGTTTCTATCGCAGTAACATCTGCAGCCAGCCAGATCTGCTTGCCATCGGCCTGTCCATCATCCCAGCTCGCTTTACCAAAGTGCCACCTCAGAACGTGGATGCCTGCTACCTGTCGAACCTGGTGAAATG GTTCATTGGAACATTTACAGTTAATGCAGACCTTTCAACCAACGAGCAAGATGGCCTACAGACCACATTGGAAAGGAGATTTGCTATTTACTCTGCGCGGGATGATGAAGAGTTGGTCCAC ATATTTTTACTGATTCTCCGGGCCCTGCAGCTCCCCACCCGACTGGTATTGTCTCTGCAGCCGGTTCCTCTGAAGTTACCTACAGCAAAG ggaaagaaagcttccaaggAGAGATCTACAGAGGGTCCCGGAGGCTCCTTGGAAACTTCCAGCCCAGTTCCGGAAAACCAAGCTAAACCCAAGAGCAGCAAGGGGACCGGACAAGAGGGCACTCCTTCTGCGGGCACTGGCAGTCCGAGCGCCAGAGGGAAGAGGAGCAAGCCAGCCGCGGTTGGGAAGAAACGGCGTGGGCCCTCCTCCAGTGAGGAAGAGGAGCGCAAGgcgggggggcaggaggagggcccCCGGAGACGTCGGCAGGGCCGGGAGCGGCAGGTGGCCTCCAGGGTGTCGTACAAAGAGGAGAGTGGGAGTGAGAGGGGCAGCAGTGGCTCTGACTTTGAGCCGTCCAGTGGGGAAGCCCATCATTCATCCGATGAGGATTCTGAGCCTGGCCTTCCCAGGCAGAGGAGGGCCCCGGGCCCCCAGAGGACAAAGGCAGGGTCTAAGAGTGACTCCAGGACCCACCGTGGAAGGCACCCTAGGCGCTCTGGCTTTCCAGCAGCGTCCACGAGCTCTTCGAGCAGTAAGAGCAAGCGAGGCAAGAAAATCTCCAGTGATGgtgagggggcacagagagggacagtGGCCGGCAGAGACCAGTGGCTGGAGGTGTTCTGTGAGCAGGAGGAAAAGTGGGTGTGTGTGGACTGTGTGCACGGTGTGGTGGGCCAGGCCGTGGCCTGTTACAAGTACGCCACCAAGCCCATGACCTACGTGGTGGGCATCGACGGTGACGGCTGGGTCCGGGATGTCACCCAGAGGTACGACCCAGCCTGGATGACCACAACCCGCAAGTGCCGAGTTGATGCCAAGTGGTGGGCTGAAACCTTGAGACCGTATCAGAGCCCGTtggtggagagggagaagaaggaggactCAGAG TTTCAGGAAAAGCACCTGGGCCAGCCTTTGCCAACGGTCATTGGCACGTATAAGAACCACCCTCTGTACGCCCTGAAGAGGCATCTCCTGAAATACGAGGCCATCTACCCCGAGACAGCCGCCATTCTGGGGTATTGTCGAGGAGAGGCTGTCTACTCCAG GGATTGCGTGCATACCCTGCACTCCCGGGACACGTGGCTGAAACAAGCGAGAGTGGTGAGGCTGGGAGAAGTGCCCTACAAG ATGGTGAAGGGCTATTCCAACCGGGCCCGGAAAGCCCGCCTCGCCGAGCCCCAGCTGCAGGACCAAAATGACCTGGGTCTGTTTGGCAGGTGGCAGACGGAGGAGTACCAGCCCCCTGTGGCTGTGGACGGCAAG gtcCCCCGGAATGAATTTGGGAACGTATACCTCTTCCTGCCCAGCATGATGCCTGTCGGCTGTGTCCAGCTGAACCTGCCCAACCTGCACCGCATAGCCCGCAAGCTGGACATTGACTGTGTCCAGGCCATCACTGGCTTCGACTTCCATAAAGGCTACTCCCATCCCAT AACTGACGGCTACATTGTCTGTGAGGAATACAAAGACGTGCTCCTGGCTGCCTGGGAAAATGAGCAGGCACTCAtcgaaaagaaggagaaggag